A stretch of Babylonia areolata isolate BAREFJ2019XMU chromosome 23, ASM4173473v1, whole genome shotgun sequence DNA encodes these proteins:
- the LOC143297579 gene encoding mitochondrial amidoxime-reducing component 1-like isoform X2, whose protein sequence is MLATSALKYVSLQRVRAARDQEFTLVGHVSELTVYPIKACGGVDLQSAQATDVGLYADGYYDRRWMIQSKDTGSFVNMRTHPRLTLVTTTVDGDWLVVSAPDMTPLRLPRYPNPTKFKHVNVNIYGQTLRTLDVGSEVSDWFTRFLHQPVCLLHAGPGIGTRDAYYIPLSWETEARKGDKTVFGHMTAYLMCTTASLAELNSRMDNPVIIRNFRPGIVVDNSIPFDEDNWEEIRIGSAAKFHYVQPCRRCPITTVDPNTAEVNAKSQPLATLRKYRKNSQYGHAPLFGAYISLDCQGPIKVGDPVYVIRRQSPAF, encoded by the exons ATGCTTGCAACCTCTGCTCTCAAATATGTTTCGCTGCAACGTGTTCGCGCAGCGCGAGATCAGGAGTTCACCTTGGTGGGTCATGTGTCCGAACTCACTGTTTATCCAATCAAAGCCTGCGGAGGAGTAGATTTACAGTCTGCACAAGCTACCGACGTGGGACTGTATGCTGATGGCTACTACGATAG ACGCTGGATGATCCAGTCAAAAGATACTGGCAGCTTTGTGAATATGAGAACGCATCCTCGTCTGACCCTTGTGACCACAACTGTCGACGGTGATTGGTTGGTTGTATCTGCGCCGGATATGACTCCACTTCGTCTGCCCAGATACCCCAACCCTACCAAATTCAAACACGTCAATGTTAA CATCTATGGACAGACCTTACGGACACTGGATGTTGGTTCCGAGGTCAGCGATTGGTTCACGCGGTTCTTACATCAGCCTGTGTGCCTGCTCCATGCCGGGCCTGGCATTGGCACTCGTGATGCCTACTACATACCCTTGAGCTGGGAAACGGAGGCACGAAAAGGGGACAAG ACAGTGTTTGGTCACATGACTGCCTACCTAATGTGTACAACGGCCTCTCTGGCAGAGCTCAACAGTCGCATGGACAATCCTGTTATTATCAGAAACTTTCGTCCTGGCATCGTGGTGGACAACTCCATTCCTTTTGAtgag GACAATTGGGAGGAGATACGCATTGGGTCAGCTGCCAAGTTCCACTATGTTCAACCATGCAGAAG ATGTCCCATTACGACGGTGGACCCAAATACTGCTGAGGTCAATGCAAAGAGCCAGCCTTTGGCAACGCTTAGAAA GTATCGCAAAAACTCCCAATATGGACATGCTCCATTGTTTGGAGCATACATTTCACTGGACTGTCAAGGACCAATCAAAGTGGGCGACCCTGTCTACGTCATCAGGCGACAATCTCCAGCTTTCTAA
- the LOC143297579 gene encoding mitochondrial amidoxime-reducing component 1-like isoform X1, giving the protein MFSTFPLNFLLSKEGAIFTAMLATSALKYVSLQRVRAARDQEFTLVGHVSELTVYPIKACGGVDLQSAQATDVGLYADGYYDRRWMIQSKDTGSFVNMRTHPRLTLVTTTVDGDWLVVSAPDMTPLRLPRYPNPTKFKHVNVNIYGQTLRTLDVGSEVSDWFTRFLHQPVCLLHAGPGIGTRDAYYIPLSWETEARKGDKTVFGHMTAYLMCTTASLAELNSRMDNPVIIRNFRPGIVVDNSIPFDEDNWEEIRIGSAAKFHYVQPCRRCPITTVDPNTAEVNAKSQPLATLRKYRKNSQYGHAPLFGAYISLDCQGPIKVGDPVYVIRRQSPAF; this is encoded by the exons ATGTTTTCAACTTTTCCACTCAACTTTCTGCTCAGCAAAGAGGGAGCCATTTTCACCGCTATGCTTGCAACCTCTGCTCTCAAATATGTTTCGCTGCAACGTGTTCGCGCAGCGCGAGATCAGGAGTTCACCTTGGTGGGTCATGTGTCCGAACTCACTGTTTATCCAATCAAAGCCTGCGGAGGAGTAGATTTACAGTCTGCACAAGCTACCGACGTGGGACTGTATGCTGATGGCTACTACGATAG ACGCTGGATGATCCAGTCAAAAGATACTGGCAGCTTTGTGAATATGAGAACGCATCCTCGTCTGACCCTTGTGACCACAACTGTCGACGGTGATTGGTTGGTTGTATCTGCGCCGGATATGACTCCACTTCGTCTGCCCAGATACCCCAACCCTACCAAATTCAAACACGTCAATGTTAA CATCTATGGACAGACCTTACGGACACTGGATGTTGGTTCCGAGGTCAGCGATTGGTTCACGCGGTTCTTACATCAGCCTGTGTGCCTGCTCCATGCCGGGCCTGGCATTGGCACTCGTGATGCCTACTACATACCCTTGAGCTGGGAAACGGAGGCACGAAAAGGGGACAAG ACAGTGTTTGGTCACATGACTGCCTACCTAATGTGTACAACGGCCTCTCTGGCAGAGCTCAACAGTCGCATGGACAATCCTGTTATTATCAGAAACTTTCGTCCTGGCATCGTGGTGGACAACTCCATTCCTTTTGAtgag GACAATTGGGAGGAGATACGCATTGGGTCAGCTGCCAAGTTCCACTATGTTCAACCATGCAGAAG ATGTCCCATTACGACGGTGGACCCAAATACTGCTGAGGTCAATGCAAAGAGCCAGCCTTTGGCAACGCTTAGAAA GTATCGCAAAAACTCCCAATATGGACATGCTCCATTGTTTGGAGCATACATTTCACTGGACTGTCAAGGACCAATCAAAGTGGGCGACCCTGTCTACGTCATCAGGCGACAATCTCCAGCTTTCTAA